The Candidatus Saccharimonadales bacterium DNA window ATATGGGTTCGATCGCTAGCGACCTAGCCATTATTCATGAACATTCTCCCAGATTGATCCGCTCGATCAGCGTTGGCGGGCAAACTTTGGTCAAAGCCGCTTCGCAAAGTTTGGGCCTGGACGATGCTCAGGCTGAGCAATTCGTTCACAAATTCGGTCTGACTCAAACCAAACTGGAAGGCCAAGTCTTCAAAGCTATTAAACCCAGCCTAGATATCCTAATTGAAGAGGTCCAGAAATCGATCAAGTTCTTTACCGGTCGCTACCCCCAAGCCAAACTCGAAAAGCTAGTTCTAACCGGCGGTACTTCATCGCTGCTTGAACTGCCAACTTACATTGCCACTGCCATCGGTCTGCCTGTCGAAATTGGCAATGCCTGGATTAACGTGTCCTACCCAGCCTCATTACAAGAAAAACTCATCACTGTATCGTCGCACTACGGTGTGGCTTCCGGTCTAGCCCAGAGGAACTTCGTCGAATGAGTATCAAGATCAACCTGCTGCCAGACGTTCGCCAGGAGAAGTTGCAAGAAAAGCAGCGCCGCCAGCTGGCCGCCACCATTGCTATTGCTACAGGTGTAGTGGGCCTGGCTCTGATAGTGGTTGGCTTTGTCATTGTTCAAGGTCAAAATTTGCGCATAGCGCTCCTAACCAGAAGCATTCGCGATAAAAAGCAGCAAGTTGCTAGCTTCCAAGACGTTGGCACCATTCTATCGTTGCAAGGCCGGGTGGCGGCTCTACCGCAACTCTACTCGCAACGTACCTATATGACGGAACTAACCAGCATACTTTCGACCCATGAACCAAGCGATGTGGCCTTCACTAATCTGACCATAGCCAGCCA harbors:
- a CDS encoding PilN domain-containing protein produces the protein MSIKINLLPDVRQEKLQEKQRRQLAATIAIATGVVGLALIVVGFVIVQGQNLRIALLTRSIRDKKQQVASFQDVGTILSLQGRVAALPQLYSQRTYMTELTSILSTHEPSDVAFTNLTIASQQLTLSAEAKSYLAAARIAKAMEAAASSDQTKFFSNVQLSSVTLNNGKVAYTITATINSGATDGK